From Candidatus Omnitrophota bacterium:
CCTCAATTACCTAAAGCTGACAACCGCGAAGGGATGATTGCGCAGTTTAGCGAGAATCTTCCAGGGCTTAAAATCGATAATACGGGATTACGTTTTGTTGCACGGGACAAAGAAAAAGAGTTAGAATTATTTTATGAGAAGATTATTGCTCAGGATCTGGAGTATTTTAAGATAACTCCGGATTTTGCAAGAGGTTT
This genomic window contains:
- a CDS encoding methionine synthase; this encodes MINLKGLATGIGSLPLVDPQKAVELVLHYFPKAPFWPQLPKADNREGMIAQFSENLPGLKIDNTGLRFVARDKEKELELFYEKIIAQDLEYFKITPDFARG